In one Magallana gigas chromosome 7, xbMagGiga1.1, whole genome shotgun sequence genomic region, the following are encoded:
- the LOC105330176 gene encoding uncharacterized protein, producing the protein MDPVSSCNGIPTGSLDTWVGIVRQNFTSSSLDLSYSLQLQCETCHQSSCSLTSCSDHNNAVCEQNVSETTTKSTISSSLAPLNQTSTSTILAPTSQTSTSSSLAPTSQTSTSSSLAPTTQASTRSSLAPTTQASTSSSLAPTSQTSNQASSVSSNSFLKNNNKDNQIELREILLAVCGTIAALLAVIGLFLLYTRRRKRNSLKRGQNYFRRQSDGVSSNEEQINKTNGYSNFELSPVKRGHKNLSQDNVSYDCLNEANEKKHEVHLNIYANSVPSYSEQNSREDLSYDHLWQTPTGGQADDTYDHADDANSHKASDTTEDTYTHAGSVTNHGFATTADDYYSHTDCATNNRSSATADDTYDHAGGATNHGFATTADDTYSHTVLDGVSYLATTDDTYSIPVLD; encoded by the exons ATGGATCCAGTCAGTTCCTGTAATGGAATTCCTACTGGAAGTCTTGACACTTGGGTTGGAATAGTCAGACAAAATTTTACTTCATCTTCGTTAG ATTTATCATACTCTCTACAACTGCAATGTGAAACCTGTCATCAGAGCTCCTGTTCATTAACTTCCTGTTCTGACCATAACAATGCAGTTTGTGAACAG aacgTGTCggaaacaacaacaaaatccacgaTCAGTAGCTCATTGGCGCCACTCAATCAAACGTCGACAAGTACCATATTGGCGCCAACCAGTCAAACATCAACAAGTAGCTCATTGGCGCCAACCAGTCAAACATCGACAAGTAGCTCATTGGCACCAACTACTCAAGCATCGACAAGAAGCTCATTGGCGCCGACCACTCAAGCGTCGACAAGTAGCTCATTGGCGCCAACAAGTCAAACATCAAATCAAGCATCGTCGGTCTCATCCAAttcgtttttaaaaaataataacaaggaTAACCAAA TAGAACTTAGAGAAATCTTATTGGCTGTGTGTGGAACCATTGCCGCTCTATTAGCCGTTATTGGGCTGTTCCTACTTTATACAAG AAGACGAAAAAGAAACTCATTAAAAAGAGGTCAAAATTACTTCCGTAGACAGTCAGATGGGGTGTCTTCTAATGAAGAGCAAATAAACAAAACCAATGGATACAGTAATTTTGAGCTTAGTCCGGTGAAAAGAGGACACAAGAACTTAAGTCAGGACAACGTCAGTTATGACTGTCTTAATGAGGCAAATGAGAAGAAACACGAAGTTCACCTTAACATATACGCCAATTCTGTCCCGTCTTATTCAGAGCAGAATTCTCGTGAAGATTTGTCGTACGATCATTTATGGCAGACGCCTACTGGCGGTCAAGCAGACGATACCTACGACCACGCTGATGACGCAAACAGCCATAAGGCGTCCGATACCACAGAGGATACCTATACCCACGCTGGCAGCGTCACAAATCATGGATTCGCCACCACTGCAGACGATTACTATAGTCACACAGATTGCGCCACAAACAATCGAAGCTCTGCCACGGCAGACGATACTTATGATCACGCAGGTGGCGCCACTAACCATGGATTTGCCACCACAGCAGACGATACCTACAGTCATACAGTTCTAGATGGCGTCAGTTACCTAGCAACAACAGATGATACATACAGTATTCCTGTGCTAGATTga